The Ictalurus furcatus strain D&B chromosome 5, Billie_1.0, whole genome shotgun sequence genome includes a region encoding these proteins:
- the rbm39b gene encoding RNA-binding protein 39b, translated as MADDFDIEAMLEAPYRKGDSKSYSANGYEEHSRKKRHSRSRSPSAERRRSRSRERKKGRDKRKSRSREKKRSRSREQHPSRSHERHGRYRGHKSPHRKRSRSKSPFKKEKSPIRKPIDNLSAEERDARTVFCMQLAARIRPRDLEEFFSAVGKVRDVRMISDRNSRRSKGIAYIEFVEATSVPLAIGLTGQRLLGVPIIVQASQAEKNRAAAAAAALNLQKGNAGPMRLYVGSLHFNITEEMLRGIFEPFGRIESIQLIMDSETGRSKGYGFISFADAECAKRALEQLNGFELAGRPMKVGHVTERSDGSSASSFLDNDELERTGIDLGTTGRLQLMARLAEGTGLQIPPAAKHALQMSGSIPFGNLPGVISAPSMNQAMNLPTQPLATHCLQLSNMFSPQGENEPGWDIEIQDDVIEECNKHGGVVHIYVDKNSTQGNVYVKCPSIPAAMAAVSALHGRWFAGKMITAAYVPLPTYHNLFPDSVTAIQLLRPTRR; from the exons GGTGACAGCAAGTCCTATAGTGCAAATGGCTATGAGGAGCACAGCAGGAA GAAAAGGCACAGTCGGAGTCGAAGCCCGAGTGCCGAACGCCGCAGGAGTAGGAGCAGAGAGCGCAAGAAGGGCAGAGACAAGCGTAAGAGCCGCAGCCGGGAGAAGAAGCGATCACGTAGCAGAGAGCAGCACCCTTCTCGAAGTCATGAAAGGCATGGACGTTATAGAGGTCACAAAAGCCCCCA CCGCAAACGCTCTCGAAGCAAGAGCCCATTTAAGAAAGAGAAGAGTCCAATAAG GAAACCTATTGATAATCTGAGTGCGGAGGAGAGAGATGCCCGCACGGTATTCTGCATGCAGCTGGCTGCCAGAATCAGACCCAGAGACCTGGAGGAATTCTTCTCTGCTGTGGGCAAA GTGCGTGATGTGAGGATGATTTCAGACAGAAACTCTCGCAGATCTAAGGGTATTGCATATATTGAGTTTGTGGAGGCCACCTCCGTGCCCCTGGCTATTGGACTGACAGGGCAGAGGTTGCTGGGAGTGCCGATCATCGTTCAGGCCTCGCAG GCCGAAAAAAACAGAGCAGCGGCAGCGGCAGCAGCCCTTAACTTGCAGAAAGGCAACGCGGGGCCAATGCGGCTCTATGTGGGTTCCCTGCACTTCAACATCACCGAGGAAATGCTCAGAGGCATATTCGAGCCATTTGGGAGG ATTGAAAGCATCCAGTTGATCATGGACAGCGAGACGGGCAGGTCAAAAGGTTATGGCTTTATATCG TTTGCAGATGCTGAATGTGCCAAGAGGGCCCTAGAGCAGCTGAACGGTTTTGAGCTGGCTGGCCGGCCCATGAAGGTGGGTCATGTGACGGAGCGCTCAGATGGCTCATCAGCCAGCTCTTTCTTGGACAACGATGAGCTGGAGAGAACAGGCATCGACTTGGGCACCACGGGCCGCTTGCAGCTGATGGCCCGACTTGCAGAAG gtACAGGGCTGCAGATTCCTCCAGCCGCAAAGCACGCTCTGCAGATGAGCGGCTCTATTCCGTTTGGTAACCTTCCTGGAG TGATCTCTGCACCAAGCATGAACCAGGCCATGAACCTCCCCACCCAACCCCTGGCAACTCACTGCCTACAGCTTTCCAACATGTTCAGCCCACAGGG AGAAAACGAGCCTGGCTGGGATATAGAGATTCAGGATGATGTCATTGAAGAGTGCAATAAACATGGAGGCGTTGTTCATATATATGTAGACAAGAATTCTACTCAA gGTAACGTGTACGTGAAGTGTCCGTCTATTCCGGCCGCCATGGCTGCTGTCAGTGCCCTACATGGACGCTGGTTTGCAG GCAAAATGATCACCGCTGCCTATGTACCCCTCCCAACCTACCACAACCTGTTTCCTGACTCAGTCACAGCCATACAGCTGCTGAGACCCACACGCCGGTGA